The following proteins come from a genomic window of Shewanella halifaxensis HAW-EB4:
- a CDS encoding Dam family site-specific DNA-(adenine-N6)-methyltransferase, with protein sequence MIKKQRAFLKWAGGKFKLIEVLSEHLPEGDRLVEPFVGAGSVFLNTHYSNYLLCDINHDLINLYKIVQKEPDRYIEAAKALFVPEMNDKEAYYKVRTAFNATKDPFTRSVYFLYMNRHGFNGLCRYNRKGGFNVPFGSYKKPYFPEKEIRGFSEKAQNAEFHCIGYEQAIDMTQTGDVVYCDPPYAPLSSTASFTTYVGSGFSLDDQALLARKARHTAIERGIPVLISNHDIPLTRELYHGARFDTIQVQRNISQKGSGRKKVDELIALYDDSYHSEND encoded by the coding sequence ATGATTAAAAAACAAAGAGCCTTTTTAAAGTGGGCTGGCGGAAAATTTAAACTGATTGAAGTCTTATCAGAGCATTTGCCTGAAGGCGATCGCCTCGTCGAACCCTTTGTTGGGGCTGGCTCGGTCTTTCTCAATACCCACTACAGCAATTATCTATTGTGCGATATTAATCATGATTTGATTAACTTGTACAAGATCGTGCAAAAAGAGCCCGATAGATATATCGAAGCTGCCAAGGCACTCTTCGTTCCTGAGATGAACGACAAGGAAGCCTACTATAAAGTTCGTACGGCTTTTAATGCCACCAAAGATCCTTTTACGCGCTCAGTATATTTCCTATATATGAACCGTCATGGTTTTAATGGCTTATGCCGTTATAACCGTAAGGGAGGCTTCAATGTGCCGTTTGGTTCGTATAAAAAGCCTTACTTTCCAGAAAAAGAGATCCGTGGCTTTTCAGAAAAGGCGCAAAATGCAGAGTTTCACTGCATAGGTTATGAACAAGCGATAGATATGACTCAAACGGGTGATGTGGTGTATTGCGATCCGCCTTATGCTCCTTTGTCATCGACAGCCAGTTTTACGACTTATGTGGGCAGCGGGTTCTCGTTAGATGATCAGGCCCTGCTCGCAAGAAAGGCACGCCACACGGCGATAGAAAGAGGTATTCCGGTACTCATTAGTAACCATGATATTCCGTTGACGCGTGAGTTATACCATGGTGCTCGTTTCGATACGATTCAAGTTCAGCGCAATATTAGTCAGAAGGGCAGTGGCCGTAAAAAGGTCGATGAGCTTATAGCGCTGTATGATGATTCATACCATAGTGAGAACGACTAA
- the rpe gene encoding ribulose-phosphate 3-epimerase has product MRPFLIAPSILSADFARLGEDVDAVLNAGADVVHFDVMDNHYVPNLTIGPMVCQALRNYGVTADIDVHLMVKPVDRIIPDFAAAGASIITFHPEASEHVDRTLQLIKESGCKAGLVFNPATPLHYLDHVMDKLDVILLMSVNPGFGGQSFIPSTFDKLRQVRKLIDDSGYDIRLQVDGGVKVDNIAEIAAAGADMFVAGSAIFNKPDYKAVIDEMRAELASVEA; this is encoded by the coding sequence ATGCGTCCATTTTTGATTGCTCCTTCTATTTTATCTGCTGATTTTGCTCGTTTAGGTGAAGATGTCGATGCCGTATTAAACGCGGGGGCTGATGTGGTTCATTTTGATGTTATGGATAATCATTATGTGCCAAATTTAACGATTGGGCCTATGGTGTGCCAAGCCTTGCGTAATTATGGCGTCACTGCCGATATTGACGTTCACCTAATGGTGAAGCCTGTTGACCGTATCATTCCTGATTTTGCTGCAGCCGGTGCTTCAATTATTACTTTCCATCCTGAAGCCTCTGAGCATGTGGACCGTACTCTGCAGTTAATTAAAGAATCTGGCTGTAAAGCGGGGCTAGTGTTTAACCCTGCTACACCACTGCACTATCTTGATCACGTGATGGATAAGTTAGATGTGATTTTGCTGATGTCAGTTAACCCAGGCTTTGGTGGGCAGTCATTTATTCCGTCTACTTTCGATAAGTTGCGTCAGGTGCGTAAGCTGATTGATGACAGTGGTTACGACATCCGTTTACAAGTAGATGGCGGCGTAAAGGTCGACAATATTGCTGAAATCGCAGCAGCGGGTGCAGACATGTTTGTTGCAGGTTCAGCCATTTTCAATAAGCCAGACTACAAAGCAGTAATTGATGAGATGCGTGCAGAATTAGCAAGCGTTGAGGCGTAA
- a CDS encoding DUF2970 domain-containing protein, translating into MLRRLWHILSSTIAAFIGVQTERNRTRDFQTSSPIPFIIMGIILAIMFVAALLLIVEQVLR; encoded by the coding sequence ATGCTGCGCCGCTTATGGCACATATTATCGAGTACTATTGCTGCATTTATTGGGGTGCAAACAGAGCGAAACCGCACGCGCGACTTTCAAACATCTTCACCCATTCCCTTTATCATCATGGGCATAATATTAGCGATTATGTTTGTGGCAGCGCTGTTACTTATCGTTGAGCAGGTATTACGATAA
- the trpS gene encoding tryptophan--tRNA ligase, with product MTNPLTKPVVLSGAQPSGELTIGNYMGALRQWVAMQDSHDCLYCVVDLHAITVRQDPAKLREACLDTLALYLACGVDPKKSTVFIQSQVPQHTQLGWALNCYTQMGELNRMTQFKDKSQKHANNINVGLFSYPVLMAADILLYQANEIPVGQDQKQHLELTRDIATRFNNAYGETFVIPEPFIPEHGAKVMSLQDPLKKMSKSDDNRNNVIGLLEDPKAIMKKIKKAMTDGQEPPVVRFDVAEKPGVSNLLSLMSGCTGQSIASLEAEFEGKMYGHLKVATGDAVVGMLEPLQQRFKEYRADHDFLNQVMRDGAEKAQARAEVTIKNVYEKIGLIV from the coding sequence ATGACGAACCCTTTAACGAAACCAGTAGTTCTAAGCGGAGCGCAGCCATCAGGCGAGCTGACCATCGGCAACTATATGGGCGCGTTACGTCAGTGGGTTGCAATGCAAGATAGTCATGATTGCCTTTATTGCGTCGTTGACCTGCATGCGATTACTGTCAGACAAGATCCTGCCAAACTACGTGAAGCGTGTCTTGATACGTTAGCACTGTATCTGGCTTGTGGTGTTGATCCTAAGAAGAGCACGGTATTTATTCAGTCTCAAGTTCCACAGCACACACAACTTGGTTGGGCACTAAACTGTTACACCCAGATGGGTGAGCTAAACCGCATGACGCAGTTTAAAGATAAGTCGCAAAAGCATGCTAACAACATTAACGTGGGTCTATTTAGTTACCCTGTGTTGATGGCAGCAGATATTTTGCTTTATCAAGCGAATGAGATCCCAGTGGGTCAAGATCAGAAGCAGCATCTAGAGTTGACCCGTGATATCGCGACTCGCTTTAACAATGCTTACGGTGAAACTTTCGTGATCCCAGAGCCATTCATCCCTGAGCATGGTGCTAAGGTGATGTCGCTGCAAGATCCACTAAAGAAGATGTCTAAGTCTGATGATAACCGTAATAACGTTATCGGCTTACTTGAAGATCCAAAAGCGATCATGAAGAAGATCAAAAAGGCGATGACAGATGGCCAAGAGCCACCAGTCGTGCGCTTCGATGTTGCCGAAAAGCCGGGTGTTTCTAACTTGCTAAGCCTAATGTCAGGCTGTACTGGTCAGTCGATTGCTAGCCTAGAAGCCGAGTTTGAAGGCAAGATGTATGGTCATTTAAAAGTGGCTACGGGTGACGCCGTTGTCGGTATGCTTGAGCCGCTGCAGCAGCGCTTTAAAGAGTACCGTGCAGACCATGACTTCTTGAATCAAGTGATGAGAGACGGAGCTGAAAAGGCGCAGGCTCGCGCTGAGGTGACGATTAAGAACGTTTACGAAAAAATTGGTCTTATCGTTTAA
- a CDS encoding phosphoglycolate phosphatase, which yields MNTFSQIKAVAFDLDGTLIDSVPDLAAATRATLEELALPLCSDEQVRSWVGNGAEMLMRRALSFALNTAVTEEQLQACMPKFMHFYGLNLQQHSQLYPGVESVLEQLQQAGYRMAIVTNKPYEFTLPLLKAFNIDAYFSMVLGGDSLSKMKPDPLPLQHILHEWRLETEQLLMVGDSKNDILAAKSAKVASVGLTYGYNYGEDIGLSGPDAVCEQFSEITALLKLRDKATEQ from the coding sequence GTGAATACTTTTAGTCAAATAAAAGCGGTAGCATTTGACTTGGATGGAACGCTAATCGATAGCGTTCCCGATCTTGCTGCAGCGACTCGTGCAACCCTAGAAGAGTTAGCATTGCCTTTGTGCAGTGATGAACAGGTCCGTAGCTGGGTAGGCAATGGCGCCGAAATGCTGATGCGCAGAGCTCTCTCTTTTGCACTTAATACTGCAGTGACGGAAGAGCAGCTACAAGCTTGTATGCCAAAATTTATGCATTTCTATGGGCTCAATCTGCAACAACATAGTCAGTTGTATCCCGGCGTTGAATCTGTTCTAGAGCAGTTGCAACAAGCCGGTTACCGCATGGCGATTGTTACTAATAAGCCCTATGAGTTTACCCTGCCACTGCTTAAAGCATTTAATATTGATGCTTACTTCAGCATGGTACTTGGTGGCGACTCTTTATCTAAGATGAAACCCGATCCACTGCCACTACAGCACATTTTGCACGAGTGGCGCCTCGAAACTGAGCAATTATTGATGGTCGGTGACTCAAAGAACGATATATTAGCGGCAAAATCGGCTAAGGTTGCCTCTGTGGGCTTGACCTACGGCTACAACTACGGTGAAGATATTGGGCTAAGCGGCCCTGACGCCGTATGTGAACAATTTAGTGAAATAACCGCGCTACTTAAATTGCGCGATAAAGCAACGGAGCAATAA